One window of the Bradyrhizobium sp. NP1 genome contains the following:
- the gltB gene encoding glutamate synthase large subunit — protein sequence MSGSEFERENIVADSLSATGASKPADTAREHDWRPPAEGLYDLAHEKDSCGVGFIANIKGRKSHQIVSDALGILCNLEHRGAVGADPRAGDGAGILVQIPHTFFARKAAEIGFKLPKPGEYAIGALFMPRDTAWRNVIKSIIADQIKAEGLMLLGWRDVPTDNSSLGVTVKPTEPNHMQVFIGRNGAAKTEDAFERKLYILRKSISQAIYQRRDRGMAGYYPVSLSCRTVIYKGMFLADQLGKYYPDLHEKDFESALALVHQRFSTNTFPTWSLAHPYRMIAHNGEINTLRGNVNWMAARQASVSSELYGKDISRLWPISYEGQSDTACFDNALEFLVQGGYSLPHAVMMMIPEAWAGNPLMDEERRAFYEYHAALMEPWDGPAAIAFTDGRQIGATLDRNGLRPARYLVTNDDRIVMASEMGVLKIPEDQIVTKWRLQPGKMLLVDLEQGRLIPDDEIKAQLAKSHPYREWLGRTQIVLEELREAPVKGMRSNLPLLDRQQAFGYTQEDINILMTPMASTGEEATGSMGNDTPVSALSDRAKLLFTYFKQNFAQVTNPPIDPIREELVMSLVSIIGPRPNLFDLQGLASTKRLEVRQPILTDADLEKIRSIGDIADSHFRSRTLDTTFHAGLGAAGMDQVLDELCARAEGAVREGVNIIILSDRMVGSDRIPIPSLLACAAVHHHLIRTGLRTSVGLVVESGEPREVHHFACLAGYGAEAINPYLAFETIIALKDRLPGSLDDYETVKRYIKSIGKGLLKVMSKMGISTYQSYCGAQIFDAVGLKADFVAKYFAGTHTRIEGVGLAEIAEETTRRHTDAFGEAQVYKSALDVGGEYAYRTRGEDHAWTAESVANLQHAVRGNSQERYRAFAKILNEQSERLLTLRGLFRIKTAEEDKRKPVPLSQVEPAKEIVKRFATGAMSFGSISREAHTTLAIAMNRIGGKSNTGEGGEESDRFKPMANGDSMRSAIKQVASGRFGVTTEYLVNSDVMQIKMAQGAKPGEGGQLPGHKVDATIARVRHSTPGVGLISPPPHHDIYSIEDLAQLIYDLKNVNPTGDVSVKLVSEIGVGTVAAGVAKARADHVTIAGFEGGTGASPLTSIKHAGSPWEIGLAETHQTLVRERLRSRIAVQVDGGFRTGRDVVIGALLGADEFGFATAPLIAAGCIMMRKCHLNTCPVGVATQDPVLRKRFTGQPEHVINYFFFVAEEVREIMAGLGYRSFDEMVGQTQMLDQSSLVAHWKAKGLDFSKLFVRQKEEKGQKIYHAEEQNHHLEAVLDRRLIEKAQPALDRGAPVRIETEINNTDRSAGAMLSGAVAKIYGHAGLPQDTIHVSLEGTAGQAFGAWLAHGVTFDLEGEANDYVGKGLSGGRIIVKPPRNSGIVPEESIVVGNTVMYGAIEGECYFRGIAGERFAVRNSGAIAVVEGAGDHCCEYMTGGIVVVLGKTGRNFAAGMSGGIAYVLDEAGDFEKLCNLSMVELEPVLSEEMINAGTYHHAGDLEAHGRVDVFNNLLDADVERLHVLITRHAKLTGSKRAAEILGDWKTWLLKFRKVMPVEYRRALKEMKANADAEPKIAIGA from the coding sequence ATGAGCGGGTCGGAATTCGAGCGCGAAAACATCGTGGCAGATTCGCTGTCGGCGACGGGCGCCTCGAAACCGGCCGATACCGCGCGCGAGCACGACTGGCGTCCGCCGGCCGAAGGCCTCTACGACCTCGCCCACGAAAAGGATTCCTGCGGCGTCGGCTTCATCGCCAACATCAAGGGCAGGAAGTCGCACCAGATCGTGTCCGATGCGCTCGGCATCCTCTGCAACCTCGAGCATCGCGGCGCTGTCGGCGCCGACCCGCGCGCCGGCGACGGCGCCGGCATTTTGGTGCAGATCCCGCACACGTTCTTCGCGCGCAAGGCCGCCGAGATCGGCTTCAAGCTGCCCAAGCCCGGCGAATACGCGATCGGCGCGCTGTTCATGCCGCGCGACACCGCCTGGCGCAACGTCATCAAGAGCATCATCGCCGACCAGATCAAGGCCGAGGGCCTGATGCTGCTCGGCTGGCGCGACGTGCCGACCGACAACTCCTCGCTCGGCGTCACCGTGAAGCCGACCGAGCCGAACCACATGCAGGTGTTCATCGGCCGCAACGGCGCCGCGAAGACCGAGGATGCGTTCGAGCGCAAGCTCTACATCCTGCGCAAGTCGATCTCGCAGGCGATCTACCAGCGCCGCGACCGCGGCATGGCCGGCTATTACCCGGTCTCGCTGTCGTGCCGCACGGTGATCTACAAGGGCATGTTCCTCGCCGACCAGCTCGGCAAGTACTATCCCGACCTGCACGAGAAGGATTTCGAGAGCGCGCTGGCGCTGGTGCACCAGCGCTTCTCCACCAACACCTTCCCGACCTGGTCGCTGGCGCATCCCTACCGGATGATCGCGCACAACGGCGAGATCAACACGCTGCGCGGCAACGTCAACTGGATGGCCGCGCGGCAGGCTTCCGTGAGCTCGGAGCTCTACGGCAAGGACATCAGCCGCCTGTGGCCGATCTCCTACGAGGGCCAGAGCGACACCGCCTGCTTCGACAACGCGCTCGAATTCCTGGTGCAGGGCGGTTATTCGCTGCCGCATGCCGTCATGATGATGATTCCGGAGGCGTGGGCCGGCAATCCCTTGATGGACGAGGAGCGCCGCGCCTTCTACGAATATCACGCGGCGCTGATGGAGCCGTGGGACGGCCCGGCTGCGATCGCCTTCACCGACGGCCGCCAGATCGGCGCCACGCTGGACCGCAACGGCCTGCGGCCCGCGCGCTATCTCGTCACCAACGACGACCGCATCGTGATGGCGTCCGAGATGGGCGTGCTCAAGATCCCGGAGGACCAGATCGTCACCAAGTGGCGGCTGCAGCCCGGCAAGATGCTGCTGGTCGACCTCGAGCAGGGCCGCCTCATTCCCGACGACGAGATCAAGGCACAGCTCGCCAAGAGCCACCCTTACCGCGAGTGGCTGGGCCGCACCCAGATCGTGCTGGAGGAATTGCGGGAGGCCCCGGTCAAGGGCATGCGCTCCAACCTGCCGCTGCTCGATCGCCAGCAGGCCTTCGGCTACACCCAGGAGGACATCAACATCCTGATGACGCCGATGGCCTCCACCGGCGAGGAGGCGACCGGCTCGATGGGCAACGACACGCCGGTCTCGGCGCTGTCGGACCGCGCGAAGCTGCTGTTCACCTATTTCAAGCAGAATTTCGCGCAGGTCACCAACCCGCCGATCGACCCGATCCGCGAGGAGCTCGTGATGAGCCTGGTCTCGATCATCGGGCCGCGGCCGAACCTGTTCGACCTGCAGGGCCTTGCTTCGACCAAGCGGCTCGAAGTGCGCCAGCCGATCCTGACCGACGCGGACCTCGAGAAGATCCGCTCGATCGGCGACATTGCCGACAGCCATTTCAGGTCGCGCACGCTCGACACCACCTTCCATGCGGGGCTCGGCGCCGCCGGCATGGACCAGGTGCTCGACGAGCTCTGTGCGCGCGCCGAAGGCGCGGTGCGCGAGGGCGTCAACATCATCATCCTGTCCGACCGCATGGTCGGCTCCGACCGCATCCCGATCCCCTCGCTGCTCGCCTGCGCCGCCGTGCATCATCATCTGATCCGCACCGGCCTGCGCACCTCGGTCGGCCTCGTCGTCGAATCCGGCGAGCCGCGCGAGGTGCATCACTTCGCCTGCCTCGCCGGCTACGGCGCGGAGGCGATCAACCCCTATCTCGCCTTCGAGACCATCATCGCGCTGAAGGACCGCCTGCCCGGCTCGCTCGACGACTATGAGACCGTCAAGCGCTACATCAAGTCGATCGGCAAGGGCCTGCTCAAGGTGATGTCGAAGATGGGCATCTCCACCTACCAGTCCTATTGCGGCGCGCAGATCTTCGACGCGGTCGGGCTCAAGGCCGACTTCGTCGCGAAGTATTTCGCCGGCACCCACACCCGCATCGAGGGCGTCGGCCTGGCCGAGATCGCGGAAGAGACCACGCGGCGCCATACCGACGCGTTCGGCGAGGCGCAGGTCTACAAGAGCGCGCTCGACGTCGGCGGCGAATATGCCTACCGCACCCGCGGCGAGGACCATGCCTGGACCGCGGAATCGGTCGCCAACCTGCAGCATGCGGTGCGCGGCAATTCGCAGGAGCGCTACCGCGCGTTTGCGAAAATCCTCAACGAGCAGTCGGAGCGGCTGCTCACGCTGCGCGGCCTGTTCCGGATCAAGACCGCGGAAGAGGACAAGCGCAAGCCCGTTCCACTGTCGCAGGTCGAGCCCGCCAAGGAGATCGTCAAGCGCTTCGCCACCGGCGCGATGAGCTTCGGCTCGATCTCGCGCGAGGCGCACACCACGCTGGCGATCGCCATGAACCGGATCGGCGGCAAGTCGAACACCGGCGAGGGCGGCGAGGAATCAGACCGCTTCAAGCCGATGGCGAACGGCGATTCCATGCGCTCGGCGATCAAGCAGGTCGCCTCGGGCCGCTTCGGCGTGACCACCGAATATCTGGTCAATTCCGACGTGATGCAGATCAAGATGGCGCAAGGCGCCAAGCCCGGCGAAGGCGGCCAGCTGCCCGGCCACAAGGTCGACGCCACCATCGCCCGCGTGCGGCACTCGACCCCGGGCGTCGGCCTGATCTCGCCGCCGCCGCACCACGACATCTATTCGATCGAGGACCTCGCCCAGCTCATCTACGACCTCAAGAACGTCAACCCGACGGGCGACGTCTCGGTGAAGCTCGTCTCGGAGATCGGGGTGGGCACGGTCGCCGCCGGCGTTGCGAAGGCGCGCGCCGACCATGTCACCATCGCGGGCTTCGAGGGCGGCACCGGCGCTTCGCCCCTGACCTCGATCAAGCATGCCGGCTCGCCGTGGGAGATCGGGCTTGCCGAAACCCACCAGACACTGGTGCGCGAGCGGCTGCGCAGCCGCATCGCGGTGCAGGTCGACGGCGGATTCCGCACCGGGCGCGACGTCGTGATCGGCGCGCTGCTCGGCGCCGACGAGTTCGGCTTCGCCACCGCGCCGCTGATCGCGGCCGGCTGCATCATGATGCGCAAGTGCCACCTCAACACCTGCCCGGTTGGCGTTGCGACCCAGGACCCGGTGCTGCGCAAGCGCTTCACCGGCCAGCCCGAGCACGTCATCAACTACTTCTTCTTCGTCGCCGAAGAGGTGCGCGAGATCATGGCTGGTCTCGGCTATCGCAGTTTCGACGAGATGGTCGGCCAGACCCAGATGCTCGACCAGTCCAGTCTGGTGGCGCACTGGAAGGCCAAGGGGCTCGACTTCTCGAAGCTGTTCGTGCGGCAGAAGGAGGAGAAGGGCCAGAAGATCTACCACGCCGAGGAGCAGAACCATCACCTCGAGGCCGTGCTCGACCGCAGGCTGATCGAGAAGGCGCAGCCCGCACTCGACCGCGGCGCGCCGGTCAGGATCGAGACCGAGATCAACAACACCGACCGCTCGGCCGGCGCGATGCTCTCGGGCGCGGTCGCCAAGATCTACGGCCATGCCGGGCTGCCGCAGGACACCATCCATGTCAGCCTGGAGGGCACCGCGGGCCAGGCGTTCGGCGCGTGGCTCGCCCACGGCGTCACCTTCGACCTCGAAGGCGAGGCCAACGACTATGTCGGCAAGGGCCTGTCCGGCGGCCGCATCATCGTCAAGCCGCCGCGCAATTCCGGCATCGTGCCGGAGGAAAGCATCGTGGTCGGCAACACCGTGATGTACGGCGCGATCGAGGGCGAATGCTACTTCCGCGGCATCGCCGGCGAGCGCTTCGCGGTGCGCAACTCGGGCGCCATCGCGGTGGTCGAGGGCGCCGGCGACCATTGCTGCGAATACATGACCGGCGGCATCGTGGTCGTGCTCGGCAAGACCGGACGCAACTTCGCGGCCGGGATGTCCGGCGGCATCGCCTATGTGCTGGACGAGGCCGGCGACTTCGAGAAGCTGTGCAACCTTTCGATGGTCGAGCTCGAGCCGGTGCTGTCGGAAGAGATGATCAACGCCGGCACCTACCACCATGCCGGCGACCTCGAGGCGCATGGCCGGGTCGACGTGTTCAACAACCTGCTCGACGCCGACGTCGAGCGGCTGCACGTGCTGATCACGCGCCACGCCAAGCTGACCGGCTCGAAACGCGCCGCCGAGATCCTCGGCGACTGGAAGACGTGGCTGCTGAAGTTCCGCAAGGTGATGCCGGTCGAATACCGCCGCGCGCTGAAGGAAATGAAGGCGAACGCCGACGCCGAGCCGAAAATCGCGATCGGAGCGTAG